CTGTCGTCGTTGGTCGGATCATGACACCAGCTGCGGCCGCGTTCCCGCAGGCTCGCTTCGAGGCGGTTCTTGCGCACGCCGAGAAACGGGCGCAGCAGCCGCAGCCCTTCCGGACCGCCGGGTTCATCGATTGCCATGGCGCTCAACCCGGACACACCGCTGCCACGCGTCAGCCGGTCAAGGAAGGTTTCGGCCTGGTCGTCCATGTGATGCCCGAGAAGCAGCGCCTCGGCCCCCGTATCGGCGATCCGGCGCGCCATCAGAGCGTAGCGCGCGCGCCGCGCCGCATCCTGGACGTTGCTGCCCGGCTTGGTTCCCTCCCAGCAAAGGATGCTGACTTCAAGGCGGTGCTGACGGGCGGCATCTCGAACGAACCGTGCTTCCGCCGCGCTTTCCGGACGCAGACCGTGATCAACGACAAGAACTTCAGCGCGGCCGTCCCATCGATTGCGCTGGCGCCACTCGTCAAACAGAACCAGGAGACAAAGGGAATCGGCCCCGCCGGACACGGCGAGTGCAAGATTTGAAAAGGAATTCAGTCTTGAAAAGAGCGCATCGGCCTCGTCAGCGGAAAGCCCGCCGGGTTCGCCGCCCTTGTCAGGAACATTGTGCACGGACGCGTTCATCCCGTGCCTGAGACAGCACAGCCGGTGCCGCATTGGGGAACTTGTTCAACAGTTCCGAAAATGTCGCGCATGCGGCATCGGACTCACCCAGTCCGCGCAGTGAGACGCCAAGCTTCAAAAGGCTGTCCGGGCTTTTGTCGTTACCGGGATAGTCCGTGTAGGTCTTGAGGAAGGCATCGGCCGCGCCGCGATAATCCTGCTGCGCAAGAAGGCTTTCGCCGAGCCAGTACTGCGCGTTCGCGACGAGACTGCTGTCGGGGTAGGTCTCCAGAAATGTTCTGAACCCGCGCTCCGCACCCGGATAGTCGCCGTTGACCGCCATGGAATAGGCGGCGTCATAGTCGGAGTTCGGGTCCCCGCTGCCGATGATGTTGGCAATCGCGTCGTCTTCCGTTCCGATCGACGGGCCGGGAACGAGTTCCTGCCCGGTGCCCGGAATCGTTTCCAGCCCGTTCGCCAGGGCGGACAGGTCAATCGGACCATCGCTCGCAAGACCGGGCTGCTCCTCATAACCGCCGCTCTGATCCCAGGCGCCGTCGCCGGACCCGTTTGCGGGCAAAGTGGCAACGCCGCCATTCGGGGCGACCAGTGTTCCGGTCTGCGGTGTTCCATCAGCTGCCAGGCCGGGTGCCGTGCTGCCCGGCGCGCCGGTCGGCGAGAGGTCCGACCGCTTGCCCGGTGTTCCACCTTCCAGCTGCTGGAACCGGTATTCATTGTCTTCCTGCATGCGGCGCATCTGATCCTGCATCTCGCGCATCTGGTAGGACAATTGCTCGATCTGTCCAGTCAGCGCACGGATACGTTCTTCCAGCTGGCCGATCCGCACGGAGGAATCGTCCTTCTTCCGTCCAAAAAGCTGGGCTTCGGACGGGCTCGCCGAGACAACAAGGGCAAGCATCACGAACATGCCGGCCAGTGTCTTGAATTTTTGCATTCGGTCCTCCGGGTCACAGATGCGTGGGCAAAGACTTGAGCGTTGCAGCAGGGATCTGTCCTGCATCCAAGCAACCGTCTTGCATAAGCAAGTCTTAGCCATGCCCGGCTCTGCACTCAAGGGACAGAGCGCCCGGACTTCGGCCAAATTTTGACAATCCGCGTTCTGAGCGGCAGAAAGCGGCGATTTGCACCCCGGAAAGCAAAAGGGCCGGCTCAAATGGCCGGCCCCGTCATGTCGTCGTTATCAGTGCGGTTCAGTTCGTGGCATTGCTCAGCACCGTGACCGCTCGCCGGTTCTGCGACCAGCAACTGTTGTCGTTGCACACGGCGACCGGCCGTTCCTTGCCATAGGAAATCGTCTTGATGCGCGAGGCGCTCACACCCTGTGCGACAAGGAAGTCGCGCGCGGCCTGCGCGCGGCGCGCACCCAGCGCAATGTTGTACTGGCGGGTTCCGCGCTCATCCGCGTGGCCTTCGACCTTGATCGTGTACTGCGAGTACTTGTTGAGCCATTTGGCCTGACCCGAAAGCGTTGCCTGGCCCTGGGCGTTCAGCACCGACTGGTCCTCTTCGAAGAAAACCCGATCGCCGACATTGACGACGAAATCCTGGCCCGTGCCGGGCTTCACGTTACTGGAAAGCCCATCCGGCTTTGTCTGGGCACAAGCCGCCGCAAACAGGAGCGCAAAGCAGACGACAAGCCATCTTGCTCCCTGGCCGGCAAATTCTTTGTTCAACATTCCCGTCTCCTACATCCCCAGCCCGTCAACCCGACTTCGGTTCCATCCGGTTTTAGGTAAACGCTTTCTAGCCAAACCTGGTTAAGGGCGTCTTTTCAAACATGGTTAACAGGACATGAAGCGCCGGTTTCCAAACCTTCGTCATGTCGAATTTTCAGTTGATCAGCGGCGACCAGGACGGATCGGACGCAAAGGCCGGCGTGTCCACGCGCTGTTCGTTGTATCCCGTCAGGTCAACCGTCCAGACCTGCGGTCCGCCGTTGGCGCCCGGCGTGTCGCGGAAAAACACCAGCACACGGCCATTGGGCGACCAGGCGGGCCCTTCGTTGTGATAGCCCTCGGTCAGGATCCGCTCACCCTTGCCGTCCGGGCTCATGACACCGATCATGAAGCGGCCCTGGTGCTGCTTGGTGAAGGCGATCAAATCTCCGCGAGGAGACCAGACCGGCGTCGAGTAGCGCCCGGGGCCAAAGGATATGCGCCGGGCGTCGCCGCCACCGGCATTCATGACATAGAGCTGCTGGCTCCCGCCCCGGTCGGATTCAAACACGATCTGGCGCCCGTCGGGGGAAAAGGACGGGCTGGTGTCGATCGCAGCCGTGTTGGTCAGGCGCGTTGTTCTCCGGGACCGGAGATCCATCATGAATATGTTGGCATTGCCGCCCTGCTGAAGGCTCATCACGACGCTTTGGCCATCCGGCGAGAAGCGGGGCGCGAAGGTCATGCCCGGGAAGTTGCCCACGATCTCCCTTTGCCCGGTTTCGATGTTGAGCAGATAGACGCTCGGATCGTCACCGCCGTAGGACATGTAGGTGATTTCCTGGCTGGTCGGCGAAAATCGCGGCGTCAGCACGAGATCGTCGCCCCGGGTTAGGTAACGCACGTTGGCACCGTCCTGATCCATGATCGCGAGCCTCTTGACCCTCTTGTCCTTCGTTCCGGTCTCGTCGACAAAAACGATGCGCGTATCGAAATATCCCTTTTCGCCGGTCAGACGCTCGTAGATGGCGTCGGAGATGATATGCGCCAGGCGCCGCCAGTTCTCGGGCGTCGTGTAGAATTGCTGTCCGAGCATCTGCTCCTGCGCGAACACGTCCCACAGGCGGAACTCGGCTCTAAGGCGGCCATCGGGCTGCTTGATCACCGTTCCGGTCACAAGCGCCTGTGCGCTGATCTGGCGCCAGTCTCCGAAACGAGGCGTCGAATTCACGCTCATGTTCTTCTGAATGAAACTGGCCGGATCCAGAGGGTTGAACAATCCGGAGCGCTTGAGATCCGCGGCTATGACCCCTGTCATGTCCGCCGCCAGCTTGCTGTCCCCTCCTTCGGCCGAAAAGTCGGGTAGCGCGATTGGCAGGGGCTCGATGTTTCCGCCCCGAATGTCGATTTCCACGAGCGCGTGCGCCGATTGAAGCGCGAGCAGGAACATGCCGAGGGCGGCGGCCAGGGTTCGTGATGCCGCGATTATCATCGCACCCATTCGATCAAAGCTGTTGGTCTTCATTGTCAAGCCTGGCCTCCTGCCATTCAAGCGCGTTCCGTACCCTAGCCATTTGGATACAATGTTGGCTGCATTGTGTTCCAACCGTTCGGTCCGTCGTATTTTTCGCGCGGAAGGATCGAGAACCCGTCTTCCGCATCGACCCTGTACACCGCTCTGAGCGCGGCCGATGCCAGCGCCTGGAATCGTGGATCGGGATGAGAATTTTCCACCGTCGGCGCACCGGAGAGCTTTCCCTGTGGCGACAGTTTGAACCGGATGATCACTTTCAGATCCGACGGATACTGATCCGGCAGGCGGCTCCACTTCTCACGGATCATCTGGGCAATCACGTCTTTTTCGTTGGCCGACAGCCCGGCATGCTGAACACCGTTGCGCGTCCCCGCCGATGCCGGTGCCTGTGACGTGGACGTGTTCGCGAGCGCCTGGTTGACCTTGTTCAGAAGATCCGGATTGTCGGCGACCTGGATTTCTTCCGGCTTCTGCTCCGTGCGGGTCGGCGGTGCGGGCTTGGAGCGCGGAACCGCACTTGTGACGATCGGCTGCGGTTCGGGCGGCGCCTCTTGCGGCTCATCGGCCGGCTCCGGATCAGGCGCGGGTTCCGCCACGGGTGCGGGCGCCGGGGCGGGCTCCGGATCAGGCGCGGTCACGGGTTCCGGTGCCGGCGCGGGAGCGGGGGCCGGTGTCGGCGGCGGCGGAGTGGCCGCGACCGGTGCAGGTTCGGGGGCCACGGTCTCAGCAGGCTCGGGAGGTTCCGGCTGCGGCGTCTCGACGGGCTTCGGCGCCGGAGCGGCTTCGATGTCGCCGTCGGTTTCACCGACCTGGATTTCCGTGAGTTCGCTCAACGACACCAGTTCCACCGGAAGGGAATCGACGACAGGTTCCGGAAAGCTCTCCGCGCCCGGCAAGGCCACCAGGCCCCAGACCAAAATAACCGTATGACCGGTCAAAGACGCGATGAGACCTGCGCGCATGACGCGTTACGAGTCCCGTTCTTCCAGAGTGACAAGGCCCAAGCGTTTGAAACCGGCCGCATTGATGCGGCCCATGAGTTTCATCATTGTTCCGTAATCGGCATCCTGGTCACCGCGCACATAGATACGCTCCTCGTATCCGTTCGCCGCGATGGCCTCGAGTTTCGGCACCACTTCATCAATGGCAATCGGCGTGTCCTGAATGAAGATCTCGCCGCTGGAATTCACGGAGATGGTTATCGGCTCCGTATCCCCTTCAAGCGCCGTGGCCTGCGTTTCAGGCAGATCGATCGGCACACCGACCGTCAGCAGCGGCGCCGCCACCATGAAGATGATGAGGAGCACCAGCATGACGTCGACGAACGGCGTCACGTTGATTTCGGTCATCAGGACCGCACGTTTGCGGCGGCGCCCCCGGCGCCCGCCTCCAGCCTGCCCGCTACCGACCTGCATGGCCATGCATCAGCCCCTTTCGTCGATCTGTCTGGACAGGATGGCGGAGAACTCGTCCGCGAAACCTTCCATGCGGGCGACGGCCTTGCCGACGTCTGAGGCAAACTTGTTGTAGGCAATCACGGCGGGAATCGCGGCCAGCAGTCCGAGCGCGGTCGCAAACAGCGCTTCGGCAATACCCGGCGCAACAACGGCTAGGTTCGTGCTTTCCGATGCCGCGATGGCCTGAAACGCGGTCATGATGCCCCAGACCGTTCCGAACAGACCGATGAATGGAGCCGCGGATCCCACGGTCGCAAGGATCAGCAGCCGGCTTTCCAGCCGTTCGGCCTCGCGCTGGATGGTCACGTCCATGACCCGGTCTATGCGCTGCTGCAGGGACCCGATCGCGGGTTTGGCGCCTTCGTGGCTGCGTTTCCACTCCCGCATCGCCGCGACGAACAGGGCTGCCATCGAGTGATTTACCCGGTTATGCAGCGTTCCGTAGAGCTCTTCGAGGGACTGGCCCGACCAGAACACCGTTTCGAACCGGGTCATCTGTCGCCGCGTGCGGCCCATCAGCAGGACCTTGTCGACGATGATCGCCCAGCACCAGACAGATGCTGCCAGGAGGCCGATCATCACGACCTTCACGACGAAATGCGCCTGCCAGAACAGCGAGAAAAAAGAAATATCGCCTTCCGGCGCCGCCAATGTCGATTGGACAAGTGTTTCCATAAATTCAATGACCCCTTGGCCGTCTGACGTTGTCTTTTCCTATGTCTCCGGGCTCTGCCGCAACAGGCCGGACTCAATACGCCAGCATTCGATCGCCAGCCGCCTCTGTGACGTTTGAATTTGTCAAAACTGGGACTTTGCCGCGTAAAGCGCGCCCTTCTTAAAAGGAATCAATTAAGGTTACCGCAAGATTAACGCGGCGATCTGTTTTACAACATTTTACCGAGATCTATGGGCCGATTGGCCATAACTCTCGGCAAAATCATTCATTCTTCGGAAAAATCGCTGGGAGCGTGCGCGGCGAGTTTCTCCGACAGCGACACCGGCAGGCGGGTCGGCCGTCCCTCGCCGGTGATCACGGCCACGGTCACGGCGGCCGAAACCAGAAGTTCCTCGCCCCGGTAAGCCAGCTGATCCAGCTTGATTCTCGCTCCGCGGTATTCGGACAGGCTGGTATGGATCTCGAGCGTATCGTCGATGCGGGCCGGTTTTTGAAAGTCGATGGTCATTCCGCGCACGGCAAAAGCAAGCTGCGCACCGTACCTGCCATCGGCGAGTGCCTTGTGATGAATGCCGATGAGGCGCAGGAAATCCGAGCGCGCACGCTCGAAGAAGCGGACATATGCGCCGTGATAGACAATGCCGGTGAAATCAGTGTCTTCGTAGTACACGCGGACGGGCAGCACGTGACCGCCGTCTTCAAGGCGTCCAGACAAGTCCGGCCAATGCATTGCGGTGCTGTCCTCTTGTTCAAACAGACGAAGGCCGCCCGGTCGGAAAACCGGACGGCCTCTCGATACCTAAGCGCTGACTTACGCCGCTGCAACCTCGGAGAGGAATTTCTCGACAGAGGCCCGCAGATGTTCCGCCTGCTGCTTCATCTCGATTGTTGCCTGCAGCATGTCGCCGACAGCGGCCGAATTTTCCGCGACGCCCTGGTTCAGGGAGACAACGGTCGTGGCTACGCTGCGTGTTCCGTCCGCGGCTTCGGCGACATTGCGGGAAATCTCGCCTGTCGCCGAGCCCTGCTGCTGGACGGCATCCGAAATCGTCGTGGTGTAGGAATTGACCTCTTCCACCGACTCCGAGACGCGGGCGATCTCCTCGACCGCTTCCGACGTCGACGCCTGGATCGCGGAAATCTGCGCGGAGATTTCTTCCGTCGCCTTGGCCGTCTGGCCGGCAAGCGACTTCACCTCGGACGCGACAACGGCAAAACCCTTTCCGGCATCGCCCGCCCGTGCGGCCTCGATTGTCGCGTTCAGCGCAAGAAGGTTGGTCTGTTCCGCAATCTCGGAGATGAGCGAAAGAACGTCGCCGATCTTGTTTGCCGCTTCGGCGAGACCCGAGATCTTGGAGTTCGAGCTTTGCGCCGCCATCGTCGTTTGCTCCACGATCGACGCCGTGGTCTCGACCTGCCGCGAGATTTCCGAAATGGAGGCGTTCAGCTCTTCGGTAGCCGAGGCGACCGCCTGAACGTTCGAAGAGGCGTTCTCCGATGTTGAAACCGCCGTTTCTCCCTGCTCGGATGCGGACGCGGAACGCTCGTTGAGCGCCGAGGACACGTCCTCGACACGGGCGATATTGGTTTCCACCAGCTCCAGCACCGACTGCGATTCGGCCCGGAAATCCGCGATCAGGGAATCGATCAGTTTCTCGCGCTTCTCACGGGCGATATGACCCACCTTGCGCTCGGACGCGAGACGCTCGCGCTCAACGGAATTGTCCTTGAAGACCTCGATACAGCGCGCCATACGGCCGATTTCATCCTGCCGCTCCGTCGCCTCCACGGCAACCTCGAGATCGCCGTCGGCGATCCTGCTCGCAGCCACCGCGAGGTTCTCCAGCGGCGCGAACATGCGACGCGTAACCCACCAGATGAGACCAACGATCGGAACAAGACACAGGAAGCCGGAGATAACGGCACCATAGGTGATCCGGTCCGCTGCGGCGGCAAGTTCGGTCTGCTTGACGGCCTTGACGACGCCGTAGGGTGTGTTTTCGAACGCGTTCGTGGCCTCGGCGAAGCGGTAATCGCTACCGTCCAGACTGATCAGGCTGTCACCCGACGAGATGTCTGCCATGGTGTGAACGATGGCGGCGTTTCCGGTTGCATCGAGCTTGACCAGTTTGCCGAAGGCATCGACAAGAAAGATCTGTTCACTCTCACCGATTCCGGTCGGCTCGTTCAGAAGCACAGCCAGTTTCTGCATGTCGGCGGTGAACGCAACAGCGCCGAAGAAGCGGTCTAGATAGAACACCGGCGCGGCCAGAACGAGTGATACCGACCCGTCGGCACCGGCCACAAAACCCGAGGAATAGATCTGACCGGCTGCAAGGGTCTCGGCCTTGGCCGCCTCATACAGGCTGCCCATCGCCAGCTGCACCGGGCCGCCCTTTATGTCCGCATCCTCGACATGGAAGGCGAACTCGGGTCCCTTTTTGTAGGTGTAGGTGATGAAGCCGTCCGGGTTGGCGAGCGCCGCGTCGGAAAAGAGGCCCTGCGAGATCACGTCCTGATAGACCGGGTGAACGACCTTGTGGTTGTTCACGTAGTAGTTGGTCTCCTCCGGCTCGGTCAGAAGGTGGCGTTCGTGCGGCGGATGCGGATTGTCTGCCACGAAGATCTTGCGGAGCGTCTCTTTCTGGCCCTCCTTGAGATTCTTCCAGCCGACCATTGTCTTCATGAGGCTGTCCTTGGCCTCTTCAAGCGAGACAAAGAACTTGGCGCTGTAGAGAATCTGGTCGAGCGCCAGCTCGAGAACTTTCTGTTTTGCCTTGGTCGCGCTCTGCAGACTGTTGTCCGCCTGACCGTTCGCAACATCCCGCGACAAGGTGGATGTCACTGTTACGATCGCCACACACATGGTGAGCGCACCGGCCAAGAACATGAGAGCCAGTTTGGATGAAAGGCGTTTGCGCATCGTGTCCCCCGAATAATTACGGGGACAATACGAATAAATTCGCCAACAAATGCTTAACCATACCACTCATCCGTGTAATCGGGCGGCGGCAGCGGCGATTTAATTCAAGCGGACAGGTCACTCCGGATCGGTGAAAAGACCCATCTGCGAAATACCGGACTTCTCGGGAACGGCCAGGCCGAGATGCGCGAAGGCCATCGGTGTCAGCAGACGCCCTCTCGGAGAGCGCTGCAGGAACCCGTTCTGGATGAGATAGGGCTCGACAATTTCCTCGATCGCGTCCCGGGGTTCGGAGAGCGCGGCCGCGATCGTTTCGATGCCGACGGGGCCGCCGCCGAAATTGACCGCAATCTGATTGAGATATCTGCGGTCAAGACCGTCAAGACCGGCGCTGTCGACTTCAAGCTGCAGGAGCGCCCTGTCCGCAAGTGCGCGGTCGACGCGATCGATACCCTCCACGACGGCGAAATCCCGGACCCTGCGCAGAAGCCGGCCGGCGATCCGCGGCGTCCCGCGGGAGCGTTTCGCGATCTCGCGCGCACCGTCCTCGGCCATGCCGATGCCGAGGATCGACGCGCCCCGCTTGACGATGTGCTCCAGCTCTTCGACCGTATAGAACTGAAGACGGACCGGGATGCCGAAACGGTCCCGCAAGGGCGTCGTCAGCAGCCCGAGACGGGTCGTCGCCGCAACCAGTGTGAACTTGGCGAGGTCGATCTTCACCGAGCGCGCGGCAGGCCCCTCGCCGATGATCAGGTCGAGCTGGTAATCCTCCATCGCCGGGTAGAGCACCTCTTCAACCGCCGGATTGAGCCGGTGGATCTCGTCGATGAAGAGAACGTCCCGTTCCTCCAGGTTGGTGAGCAGCGCGGCCAGGTCCCCGGCCTTGGCGATGACGGGACCGGAGGTTGCCCGGAAATTGACGCCCAGTTCCCGCGCCATGATCTGGGCGAGCGTCGTTTTGCCGAGGCCTGGCGGACCGACAAACAGGACATGGTCGAGCGCTTCGCCGCGCGCCTTCGCCGCCCCGATGAACACCTTGAGATTTGCCCGCGCCTGAGCCTGCCCGACAAAGTCATCCAGCGCCTGCGGGCGCATGGTGCTGTCGATTTCGTCGCCGCGAATTTCGGGCGTCACGATCCGGGGTTCATCCGACATGGCTTACCACTACAAACAGGAGCACGATGAGCAGGATCGACCACGCGACCCTGAGCGCGTAGAATTTGCGGAACTGGCCACGCACGAAAGGGTCATCCGTTTCGATGCGCCGTCCCTTTATTGCAAATTGCCGGTCTCCGACCGACTGCGAAAACTTGTGATCGAGAAACATGATCCCGCCAATGCCGAGAACAACGAAGACCACCGCGATCACGGCATAGGCAAGAGCGATCATCCGGCGAGTTCCTTCAGGCCGAGGCGGATCAGGGTTTCCGTGGAGGCCTCCTCCCCGGCCGATTGCATGGCCTTGGCGACCGCTGCACTCGCCTGCGCCTGTGCGTAACCCAGGTTCACCAGGGCGGACACGGCTTCCGCCACCGGACGCACGGCGACATTGTCCGAAACGCTTTGCGAGACCGCGATCGTGCCCTGGTCGACGCTGGCAAGGGCGGGTGCCTTGTCCTTGAGCTCGCTCAAGATGCGTTCGGCAACGCGTTTGCCGACACCGGGAGCCCGCGAAATGGTCGCCTTGTCGCCGAGCGCGATCGCGTTGGCGACTTCACCTGCCTTCAGGATACCCAGGATGCCCAGCGCGACCTTGGCACCGACACCCTGCACCGTCATCAGGATGCGGAACCATTCCCGCTCCGCTTCATGGCCGAAGCCGAAGAGGCGGATCATGTCTTCGCGCACGATGGTCTCGATGAACAGGACCGCTGCTTCACCCGGCCTCGGCAACCCTTGCAGGATGCGGGAAGGGCAATGGACCTGGTAGCCGACGCCATGGACATCGAGAATGACGTGGTCTTCACCGTAACTGTCGATGGTGCCTTTCAGTTTGCCGATCATGCCGCCCCCTGCGCCATCAGGCGTGCCGGCCCGCTGCCGCGGTGCTGCGCATGGCAGATGGCGATGGCCAGCGCGTCGGCGGCGTCGTCGGAATTGAAGGTTGCCCTGGGCATCAGGATCTTCACCATCGCGCGGATCTGCTCCTTTTCCGCATGGCCCGTGCCGACCACCGTCTTCTTCACCAGGTTCGGCGCGTATTCTGCGACCGGCAACCCGGCAAGCGAAGGCACGAGCAGGGCAATGCCGCGCGCCTGCCCGAGTTTCAGCGTCGCCCCGGCATCCTTGTTCACGAATGTATGTTCAACGGCCGCCTCCATCGGATCGTGCGCGCGCACGATCTCGGTCAGCCCGTCATGCAGTTCGACGAGGCGCTCGGCAAGGCTCTTCTTGTTGTCGGAAGTCACCGTTCCCGACGCAATGAACGACAACCGGTTTCCTGCCGTTTCAATCATGCCCCAGCCGGTGCGCCGCAATCCCGGGTCAATGCCGAGCAATCGAATCGCATGTGTCATGGAACAAAGCGGTAACAAAACTTGGGCACCGATGCCAGTGAAAGCGGGCAGGTGCACCGGAAAGACTGTCCAAAACCGGTCCGGCGGCGCCCGATCGGCGAACTTCCCCGGGAATTGGTCGCAATCGTGGAAAAAGCGATCAATGATGGCATGATCATCGCCCTGATGCCGACCCCCAGAGAGCCTTGACGAGAGCCTTGATGTCCGGACTGTTCGACACGTTTCCACCAGACCTGCTCGTGTTCCTCGCCCTGGTCCTGTTTGTCGCCGGATTCGTGCGCGGGTTCACAGGGTTCGGTGCCGGCATGATCTTTATTCCGATTGCCACCAGCGTCGTGCCGCCTGCGGTTGCCGCAGCGACCTTTCTCTTCGTCGACAGTATCGTCACCCTGCCGCTGCTCGTCCGCGCTGTGAGAACCTGCATCTGGCAAACGGTGCTGCCCGCAGTTCTGGGATCAATCCTGTTTGTTCACCTGGGCGCCTGGCTGCTTGCAACCGCCAACGTCCTTGTGCTGCGATGGATCATCTGTGCGATCGTGGTGTGTCTTCTGGCGCTGCTCGTCTCCGGCTGGCGGTATCAGCGTCCGCCACATCTGGCGGTGTCGTTTGCAACGGGCGGCGTGTCGGGCGTTCTGGGTGGCATCTCGCAGGTCTCCGCGCCGCCTGTTGTTGCCATGTGGCTTTCAAGTTCGAGCGATCCGCAGGTTGTCAGGGCCAACCTGATCGTCTTCTTCGCCCTGGCGAGTGTCGGAACCTTCGCCGCCTATCTGATGCATGGGTTTTTCACGGCTGACGTCGCGCGCCTGCTGATCGTCGCCGTTCCGGTCTATGCGCTGGCGATCTTTCTTGGGGCCCGGGGGTTCGGCAAGGCCCGGCCGGGTTTCTACAGAAAGACCGCCTATGTTCTGATCGCGCTCGCCGCGCTGACCAGCATGCCCGCGCTCGACACTCTGCTACGATGACACCTTCTGGCTCTCGACCTTTTCGCGCCACTTCGCGCATTTGGCGGTCATGAGCCTGTCAAGTTCGGCTTCGTACTCCTCCCGGCTGGACGAGGCATGCGCCAGAAGGGCCAGTGCAACGATTGCTGCATCGACCGCTTCCTCGCGCACATCGGCAAGCGAGTGGTTCTTGTAGGCGCTTCCCGATGCCTTGGTCACCGAAAGGACCGCCTGCGCGAGCTCACCTGCCTCTTCGGACAGTTTCAGCGCCCGCTCCTGAAGCGATTTCGGGTCGGCTTTCGTCAGATCATAGATTTTGTTCATGAGTTCCTCTGAAGACTTCTTCCCCGCGGGTCAGTTTCACGCAGCCGGCGCTGCCGCGCATGGTCACAAAAAAACCCCGGCACAGCCGGGGCTTTCAAGCTGAGACGAAGCATCCTCAGGATGCAAGCGCCGCCATGGTTTCCTCGTCGACGTCGAAGTTGGAATAGACGTTCTGCACGTCGTCATCGTCTTCGAGCATGTCGATCAGCTTCATCAGGGTCTGCGCCTTGTCCGCGTCGACCGGCGTCAGGTTCTGGGGCTTCCAGATGATCTTGGTGGAGTCCGCCTCGCCCAACGCTTCTTCAAGCGCCTTGGCGACATCGTTCAGATCCTCGAAGGCCGCGTAGATGGTGTGGCCGCTTTCGTCTGACTGCACGTCTTCCGCACCTGCCTCGATGGCGGCTTCAAGCACCGCTTCCGCCTCTCCGGCCTCAGGCTTGTAAATGACTTCCCCGACGCGATCGAACATGAAGGAGACGGAACCGGTTTCGCCGAGCGAACCGCCGCACTTGGTGAAATAGGATCGGATGTTGGAGGCCGACCGGTTGCGGTTATCTGTCAGCGCTTCCACAACAACGGCAACGCCCGCAGGCCCGTAGCCCTCGTAGCGGATCTCTTCGTAATTGTCGCCGTCACCGGACTGGGACTTGTTGATCGCCCGCTGGATATTGTCCTTGGGCATCGATTGCGCCTTGGCGTTCTGCACGGCCAGCCGCAGGCGCGGGTTCGAATCCGGGTCCGGATCGCCCATTTTCGCGGCGACGGTGATTTCCTTGGAAAGCTTGGAGAACATCTTGGATCGCGCCGCGTCCTGGCGGCCCTTGCGGTGCATGATGTTCTTGAATTTTGAATGGCCTGCCATGGCTCTTCCCGGCTCTTTGGATCTGATCTTGACGAAAACTGCGCCGCTTATAGGCAAATTGACGCTGAAAATCCAGCACCCTCGCGATGACCGGACCGATCAGTTCGCGCCGGTCCAGAAATCGGGCAGGACCGGTTCCAGAAGGCCGCCAATGCGAATAGGCGCGATCCGTTCCGCGAGACCCGTCCGTTCATCGGTCTCGATGGCGACGCCGCAGATGGTCGCCACCCCGGACGCGGGCGCGAAGCGCGAACCCGGGATCTTGCGCTGGAACCGGTTCACCGGCTCG
This region of uncultured Roseibium sp. genomic DNA includes:
- the ybgF gene encoding tol-pal system protein YbgF, coding for MQKFKTLAGMFVMLALVVSASPSEAQLFGRKKDDSSVRIGQLEERIRALTGQIEQLSYQMREMQDQMRRMQEDNEYRFQQLEGGTPGKRSDLSPTGAPGSTAPGLAADGTPQTGTLVAPNGGVATLPANGSGDGAWDQSGGYEEQPGLASDGPIDLSALANGLETIPGTGQELVPGPSIGTEDDAIANIIGSGDPNSDYDAAYSMAVNGDYPGAERGFRTFLETYPDSSLVANAQYWLGESLLAQQDYRGAADAFLKTYTDYPGNDKSPDSLLKLGVSLRGLGESDAACATFSELLNKFPNAAPAVLSQARDERVRAQCS
- the pal gene encoding peptidoglycan-associated lipoprotein Pal: MLNKEFAGQGARWLVVCFALLFAAACAQTKPDGLSSNVKPGTGQDFVVNVGDRVFFEEDQSVLNAQGQATLSGQAKWLNKYSQYTIKVEGHADERGTRQYNIALGARRAQAARDFLVAQGVSASRIKTISYGKERPVAVCNDNSCWSQNRRAVTVLSNATN
- the tolB gene encoding Tol-Pal system beta propeller repeat protein TolB, with the translated sequence MFLLALQSAHALVEIDIRGGNIEPLPIALPDFSAEGGDSKLAADMTGVIAADLKRSGLFNPLDPASFIQKNMSVNSTPRFGDWRQISAQALVTGTVIKQPDGRLRAEFRLWDVFAQEQMLGQQFYTTPENWRRLAHIISDAIYERLTGEKGYFDTRIVFVDETGTKDKRVKRLAIMDQDGANVRYLTRGDDLVLTPRFSPTSQEITYMSYGGDDPSVYLLNIETGQREIVGNFPGMTFAPRFSPDGQSVVMSLQQGGNANIFMMDLRSRRTTRLTNTAAIDTSPSFSPDGRQIVFESDRGGSQQLYVMNAGGGDARRISFGPGRYSTPVWSPRGDLIAFTKQHQGRFMIGVMSPDGKGERILTEGYHNEGPAWSPNGRVLVFFRDTPGANGGPQVWTVDLTGYNEQRVDTPAFASDPSWSPLIN
- a CDS encoding cell envelope biogenesis protein TolA codes for the protein MRAGLIASLTGHTVILVWGLVALPGAESFPEPVVDSLPVELVSLSELTEIQVGETDGDIEAAPAPKPVETPQPEPPEPAETVAPEPAPVAATPPPPTPAPAPAPAPEPVTAPDPEPAPAPAPVAEPAPDPEPADEPQEAPPEPQPIVTSAVPRSKPAPPTRTEQKPEEIQVADNPDLLNKVNQALANTSTSQAPASAGTRNGVQHAGLSANEKDVIAQMIREKWSRLPDQYPSDLKVIIRFKLSPQGKLSGAPTVENSHPDPRFQALASAALRAVYRVDAEDGFSILPREKYDGPNGWNTMQPTLYPNG
- the tolR gene encoding protein TolR, producing MAMQVGSGQAGGGRRGRRRKRAVLMTEINVTPFVDVMLVLLIIFMVAAPLLTVGVPIDLPETQATALEGDTEPITISVNSSGEIFIQDTPIAIDEVVPKLEAIAANGYEERIYVRGDQDADYGTMMKLMGRINAAGFKRLGLVTLEERDS
- the tolQ gene encoding protein TolQ, which translates into the protein METLVQSTLAAPEGDISFFSLFWQAHFVVKVVMIGLLAASVWCWAIIVDKVLLMGRTRRQMTRFETVFWSGQSLEELYGTLHNRVNHSMAALFVAAMREWKRSHEGAKPAIGSLQQRIDRVMDVTIQREAERLESRLLILATVGSAAPFIGLFGTVWGIMTAFQAIAASESTNLAVVAPGIAEALFATALGLLAAIPAVIAYNKFASDVGKAVARMEGFADEFSAILSRQIDERG
- the ybgC gene encoding tol-pal system-associated acyl-CoA thioesterase encodes the protein MHWPDLSGRLEDGGHVLPVRVYYEDTDFTGIVYHGAYVRFFERARSDFLRLIGIHHKALADGRYGAQLAFAVRGMTIDFQKPARIDDTLEIHTSLSEYRGARIKLDQLAYRGEELLVSAAVTVAVITGEGRPTRLPVSLSEKLAAHAPSDFSEE